A portion of the Mytilus galloprovincialis chromosome 12, xbMytGall1.hap1.1, whole genome shotgun sequence genome contains these proteins:
- the LOC143055485 gene encoding aggrecan core protein-like isoform X2 — protein MEFLEVVILSFLLPWLYICNGHVFGSSTQSSERVDKKDTGIICKQLDINVLKDGMHELLKRVLKNENEISILKRENQYLTNELENKRRQFACEINVLYENTKEHQRALNDTNTEFNYLNETIEELRNGVNKLEEYERRRFEENITECIDKLVTPCTSSPCINNGECIVQNGTYNCDCPAGYFGSECQVTPCSSSPCVNGGKCTTTGSLYVCSCPTGYNGNQCQVKPSCDNGWKMHDNNCYYFSSLDKNWDDAKKACKLKNSILTDATSMDEINFLRTNAKKFQKSFWLDGSDRAVEGVWVWTTSGQKFSVSNWFTRTSNEPNNMNGNENCLHIYNKHDYEWNDVNCLRRHRFICKKTLM, from the exons ATGGAATTTCTGGAAGTAGTGATATTATCTTTTCTGTTACCATGGTTATATATCTGTAACGGTCATGTGTTTGGTTCTAGTACACAAAGTTCTGAGCGGGTTGACAAAAAGGACACGGGGATCATATGCAAACAATTAGACATTAATGTTTTGAAAGACGGCATGCATGAGCTACTTAAAAGAGTGTTAAAAAACGAAAACGAAATTTCCAtattaaaaagagaaaatcagtATCTAACAAATGAACTTGAAAACAAAAGGCGTCAATTTGCATGCGAAATCAACGTGTTATATGAGAACACTAAGGAGCATCAACGAGCATTGAATGATACTAACACGGAATTCAATTACCTTAATGAAACTATAGAAGAACTTCGGAATGGTGTCAATAAGTTAGAAGAGTACGAAAGGCGAAGGTTCGAGGAAAACATTACAGAATGTATTGACAAATTAG TGACACCATGTACCAGTTCACCCTGTATAAACAACGGAGAGTGTATTGTTCAAAATGGTACATATAACTGCGATTGTCCAGCTGGCTATTTTGGATCGGAGTGTCAAG TCACACCATGCAGCAGTTCACCCTGTGTAAATGGTGGAAAATGCACAACTACCGGAAGTCTTTACGTTTGTTCATGTCCGACTGGATATAATGGAAACCAGTGTCAAG tTAAACCGTCCTGTGACAATGGTTGGAAGATGCATGATAACAACTGTTACTATTTCAGCAGTCTTGATAAAAATTGGGATGATGCAAAG aAAGCTTGCAAATTGAAAAATAGCATACTGACAGACGCAACATCAATGGATGAGATTAATTTTCTTAGAACAAATgcgaaaaaatttcaaaaat CTTTTTGGCTTGATGGATCAGATAGGGCCGTAGAGGGTGTGTGGGTATGGACAACTAGTGGACAGAAGTTCTCAGTTTCTAATTGGTTTACACGAACTTCAAATGAACCGAATAATATGAACGGAAACGAGAATTGTCTGCACATATATAACAAACATGATTATGAATGGAATGATGTCAACTGTTTAAGAAGACATAGGTTTATATGTAAAAAGAC ATTGATGTGA
- the LOC143055485 gene encoding neurocan core protein-like isoform X3, whose translation MEFLEVVILSFLLPWLYICNGHVFGSSTQSSERVDKKDTGIICKQLDINVLKDGMHELLKRVLKNENEISILKRENQYLTNELENKRRQFACEINVLYENTKEHQRALNDTNTEFNYLNETIEELRNGVNKLEEYERRRFEENITECIDKLVTPCSSSPCVNGGKCTTTGSLYVCSCPTGYNGNQCQVKPSCDNGWKMHDNNCYYFSSLDKNWDDAKKACKLKNSILTDATSMDEINFLRTNAKKFQKSFWLDGSDRAVEGVWVWTTSGQKFSVSNWFTRTSNEPNNMNGNENCLHIYNKHDYEWNDVNCLRRHRFICKKTLM comes from the exons ATGGAATTTCTGGAAGTAGTGATATTATCTTTTCTGTTACCATGGTTATATATCTGTAACGGTCATGTGTTTGGTTCTAGTACACAAAGTTCTGAGCGGGTTGACAAAAAGGACACGGGGATCATATGCAAACAATTAGACATTAATGTTTTGAAAGACGGCATGCATGAGCTACTTAAAAGAGTGTTAAAAAACGAAAACGAAATTTCCAtattaaaaagagaaaatcagtATCTAACAAATGAACTTGAAAACAAAAGGCGTCAATTTGCATGCGAAATCAACGTGTTATATGAGAACACTAAGGAGCATCAACGAGCATTGAATGATACTAACACGGAATTCAATTACCTTAATGAAACTATAGAAGAACTTCGGAATGGTGTCAATAAGTTAGAAGAGTACGAAAGGCGAAGGTTCGAGGAAAACATTACAGAATGTATTGACAAATTAG TCACACCATGCAGCAGTTCACCCTGTGTAAATGGTGGAAAATGCACAACTACCGGAAGTCTTTACGTTTGTTCATGTCCGACTGGATATAATGGAAACCAGTGTCAAG tTAAACCGTCCTGTGACAATGGTTGGAAGATGCATGATAACAACTGTTACTATTTCAGCAGTCTTGATAAAAATTGGGATGATGCAAAG aAAGCTTGCAAATTGAAAAATAGCATACTGACAGACGCAACATCAATGGATGAGATTAATTTTCTTAGAACAAATgcgaaaaaatttcaaaaat CTTTTTGGCTTGATGGATCAGATAGGGCCGTAGAGGGTGTGTGGGTATGGACAACTAGTGGACAGAAGTTCTCAGTTTCTAATTGGTTTACACGAACTTCAAATGAACCGAATAATATGAACGGAAACGAGAATTGTCTGCACATATATAACAAACATGATTATGAATGGAATGATGTCAACTGTTTAAGAAGACATAGGTTTATATGTAAAAAGAC ATTGATGTGA
- the LOC143055485 gene encoding aggrecan core protein-like isoform X1, with translation MEFLEVVILSFLLPWLYICNGHVFGSSTQSSERVDKKDTGIICKQLDINVLKDGMHELLKRVLKNENEISILKRENQYLTNELENKRRQFACEINVLYENTKEHQRALNDTNTEFNYLNETIEELRNGVNKLEEYERRRFEENITECIDKLVNINITVTPCTSSPCINNGECIVQNGTYNCDCPAGYFGSECQVTPCSSSPCVNGGKCTTTGSLYVCSCPTGYNGNQCQVKPSCDNGWKMHDNNCYYFSSLDKNWDDAKKACKLKNSILTDATSMDEINFLRTNAKKFQKSFWLDGSDRAVEGVWVWTTSGQKFSVSNWFTRTSNEPNNMNGNENCLHIYNKHDYEWNDVNCLRRHRFICKKTLM, from the exons ATGGAATTTCTGGAAGTAGTGATATTATCTTTTCTGTTACCATGGTTATATATCTGTAACGGTCATGTGTTTGGTTCTAGTACACAAAGTTCTGAGCGGGTTGACAAAAAGGACACGGGGATCATATGCAAACAATTAGACATTAATGTTTTGAAAGACGGCATGCATGAGCTACTTAAAAGAGTGTTAAAAAACGAAAACGAAATTTCCAtattaaaaagagaaaatcagtATCTAACAAATGAACTTGAAAACAAAAGGCGTCAATTTGCATGCGAAATCAACGTGTTATATGAGAACACTAAGGAGCATCAACGAGCATTGAATGATACTAACACGGAATTCAATTACCTTAATGAAACTATAGAAGAACTTCGGAATGGTGTCAATAAGTTAGAAGAGTACGAAAGGCGAAGGTTCGAGGAAAACATTACAGAATGTATTGACAAATTAG TCAATATTAATATTACAGTGACACCATGTACCAGTTCACCCTGTATAAACAACGGAGAGTGTATTGTTCAAAATGGTACATATAACTGCGATTGTCCAGCTGGCTATTTTGGATCGGAGTGTCAAG TCACACCATGCAGCAGTTCACCCTGTGTAAATGGTGGAAAATGCACAACTACCGGAAGTCTTTACGTTTGTTCATGTCCGACTGGATATAATGGAAACCAGTGTCAAG tTAAACCGTCCTGTGACAATGGTTGGAAGATGCATGATAACAACTGTTACTATTTCAGCAGTCTTGATAAAAATTGGGATGATGCAAAG aAAGCTTGCAAATTGAAAAATAGCATACTGACAGACGCAACATCAATGGATGAGATTAATTTTCTTAGAACAAATgcgaaaaaatttcaaaaat CTTTTTGGCTTGATGGATCAGATAGGGCCGTAGAGGGTGTGTGGGTATGGACAACTAGTGGACAGAAGTTCTCAGTTTCTAATTGGTTTACACGAACTTCAAATGAACCGAATAATATGAACGGAAACGAGAATTGTCTGCACATATATAACAAACATGATTATGAATGGAATGATGTCAACTGTTTAAGAAGACATAGGTTTATATGTAAAAAGAC ATTGATGTGA